The Nymphaea colorata isolate Beijing-Zhang1983 chromosome 7, ASM883128v2, whole genome shotgun sequence DNA window aaaaagttttaaacggccagtTGATTTATcgtgaaaacttgttttttgtgactatattGTGGACTGCAGTAGATTTGATGTTTCGCCCATGACTGAGTTGGacttcaaatccatggatttaaatTCCTTGGTGATCTCTAAACGTCAAGTTTGCAGGTTTGAGATCGCGTTTAACAAACTCGCATGCAGTTTTACTGACTTACTTGAATTAGTCTGATTTTGATGTTATTATGTATAGAACTGATCAATGATATCAATATCAATTTGTGCATTATATCCGGTGTTGTTGAGGGGCCATTTGGCAATAATAATAGTATGTCATAGTTTCAGCTGCTGTGCATCGgcctgtttcatttttttatatttaaaatttaaataataaatatgttaattatttaacaaaacaaaaattgctTACACTTTAGCTCCTCTATTTAAATAAAGGGTAAAGGGTTCGCCGCATGGGTTAATGACACTGTAAATTGATACGAGTGCGCAAACTGCAGCAGTTTTCTATGGCAGTTTTTTTGCTTAACCTGATCTTGAGATCTGACAGTCGGGTCTGACATGGGTCCGTTTTGAGTCGACGGTTCTACCAAGCTGCATATTTGAAAGCCATGGTttatttatgatatttttatctACCAAATTGGTGGATTTCTGTTAAGGATGACGAAAAGCTCCAACTACAAATCTATGGATTGAAGATGAAATTATAGAATTCTGTTGTAATCCATGCATCTTTCATGAAAGAAATCTAAGATTTCCTGTTCAAATCCGTGGACTTCACATCAAATTTAAGATCTCTAAGATTCCAAACTCTCAAATCACCTCACATACAAAGTCTAGGACATGCAAAGATTGCCTATAAGAAATCAAACCATAACATTTAGAACAACTAAGTTGGACTGGTATGTTAAAAACCAAATAGAAAAGAGATCACTCTGTCTTATTTCCGAACCTGATTCTTAACCTGATCAATAGGGGGAGCACCGCTAAGTTGCCCAATGTCAAGAGATTAATGTAAAGTCTCTCTACCTACGATGCGTTTTCTCATTACATtcattcaaaaggaaaagaaaaaacggaATGAATTATGCGCTCAGAAGTCAGATGCAACCAGTTTAAGTAAATGGCTGATACACCCTCGCCTTAACTTTGGGATCTAAGATTCTGAATGTTAAACCGCAAGTTCTACCGTCCTTCAAAGTAAAACTTTTTGGGTACTTTCCTCTAGCCAATTAGAAAGTGTCCCTCCATTGCTTTGATCTTTCTTGTGAGCATTTGAACTCTAGATATCTTTCAACTGTAAAAGCTCTTAGCCGATTCCCGAGCAAGACTTTAGACCTCCTTTTTACTCAAAAATTTTTCAGTCATTTCACCAAGGCAGGTGTGCAAGCCCTTGTTGATGTTGCTGTTTCAATTTGAAGATGGGCCTGAGAGACTAGCTCAAATATTTAAATCAATTCACCAGACCAGGTATGTAGAGCCcttgcatattttcttttaattaattaaagtAAGCTCTGACCACTAAGCCTCACAAGACCAACATCAAAGGAATGCTCAGTGGAGTTTTCAACTTTACACTCTTCATATTGCCCCTCATAAGACCTGCTTGCAGTTATAGGTCTTGTTGTTCCAGCTCAAAGACGGATACAATGATATTATTATATACACAACAAACCACTTTCAGTTTTATGACAGAAGTATGTCAAAGAGAAAGCGAACACACTGCGCCCATGAAAGCAAACAGCATGGCCGAAAGCCAGATGGCAATGTCGACTAGCTGTAAAGTATCCTCTCAGGCTACCTAAcgtgtggtgctattgattatATAGTACAGTTATGTACTTAAATACAAATTTAAACTAGTGATGCAAATGGACTCAAGTATTGGTAACAATATAATTTAATCGATGCGCAAGAACTTGATCCACTATGGGACCAAATCAATAATTCGACATTAGCTTTTCTATTTCAAGTTCATCATAAAATTTAAGCCCAGACCAGGCCGGGACTTGTCTTTGCTGGatgtttgaatccaaatataatcGACATTTGAACACATGCCATGTCCCCATATTTGGGTACACTTACATAGAATTTTGTCATACATCTACATTGAAGTTCAAGCCTAGGGGACCATATGCATATTATGCGTTTTATTTAGATTAATTCTGCGCATTTAATCACAAAATAAGTGAACAGGGCATAGTTCCTTATTTTGGGAAAACAGTTGATAATTCTTGAACCCTCGACCAAGCTGGTTCACATTTTCCCGCTTGGTTCAGTTTCAACTGGATTCAGAAGCCCCGCTGTGCCAAACCCCAATTTTAGCTCCACTTAGGTGAATCAATCAATTTTCTCTGCTTTATGGTGAGTAATCCATGACCAATCGGTTTCTTAACCTGTCTAGTTGGATCTGGTAAAAAAATTATCTGattaattggattcagatttagtatCTAGTTTTCATGACTGACTTGAAATCTGAGCCTAATATCTGTCTGAGATCCGATAAAAGTTCAATCTGATTACATATAAAGTCAGACCTTAGGGTAGTTGGATCCAAACTCAGTTTCTAGAAAACAAGATCTGAATCTGAGTTGCAATAGGATCTGATCAAATTGAATTTCATAAAGGATGGAGCCAACCCAAACCCGAACTAGACCACAATTCTGATCATACAGAATCTGGTTAAATCGAATTTCATAAAAGGTGGACCTCACCCAAATCCAAACTGTTTACATCTACATCTGACCCACGAGCAACACCATCATGTGTCATCTTGCTGAATATCAGACTTCTCAACACACAATTCACTAACGAGTACTCTTCACTAGTTTTACTTATAAAGGTTTTTGTGCTACTCTCCAACCAACGATAATCTATTCAGTAGTTTCCGtgagattttgaattgataaACTGGAAAAAGAAACGAGGAACATTGTAACTGTGACCACTCAATCATTTGAACACTCTGACTCCGTTCATTAGTCTCTTTTTGCTAAAGGTGAGGGAAAGCAACGATACTCGTCAGCTGCGACCGACAGACGGGTGTAGGACCAGACGTCTCTAGTGAGGTCAACCGAATTCCACAAGTTACTCACGTTTTCCTTCATTCATCACACCAGAGGAAGGGCTGGACTTGAGTAGTGAGATTTAGTTGCAGGTGTAAAACCATTCTGCTCGAACTAGCTAAATGTATAAGCAATCTGATCTGGATCTAATATAGTGTCTCTGAAAAGGAAGTACTTCAAATCCAAAACTGAACTTGTTTTTGCTCATAGTAAAATCCTTTCGCTGCCTCTCTGAACCCAGAAGCCTTCCACCTTGCCTCTTCAGCTAAAATGTTGCGGGCGCCAtgaatttcaggaaaaaaaactGTATGTAATTTTGATCTGATTGATCAAATGGATCACTACAGATACCACCCCACCTTCTCAACTTaaagaaaacatataatttaaaaaaacttccTTTAGActatacaaaaaatttgaaaaactaaattttgacaccaattaaaattttgaaacaatagTTCAGTGCTCTTAATGAAAATTTCCTAGCTGCGCCCCTGCTTGGAAGTGCATGTCCGCAAAAGACTAGAAAACATGCCAATTCAACCAAGGGCTCCGTTCATCTGGACTTAAGACCTTCGAGttgaacaatataaaaaaaaattcaacaccCAAAGTGTGTCtggctgaaaaagaaaagataatacATCCAACAAGTTCCTGTATATTGTTACCGATTtcatgagagggagagagaggctGCCAAAAATTAAGATGCACTCAAGGCGTGAGGGGCCAGGCtgagatgaaaaagaagagttTGTCCCTTACCTTATGACAAAATGATCGTCATCAAAAAGCCAAACATAAAGAGAAACATGACAGCAAATAAACATGGGGCTTGTTTGCATCGCTTCCATGATTTCCCCCACTGGTCTTGTGACTAAAGTGAGACCCTTTTGGCTGTCAATCTTAAACTATTAGACCTTTGAGCCACTACTTTAGATAAATCAGATGCACTTAGTGGCCTACAACCTAATCATTCGCTTTAAGATACCGCAAACCACTAAACTACTAAGTCTGCTTTAATTAATTGATACTCTAGATCACTCGCCTGAGCCTGGAACCAGAACTGCAAACACAGGCTGGATATGGCGCAGCCTGCTTGATGACATTGGGACCCGTCTAATGATGCGAGCAGTTTGCATATACCCGGTTCAAACCACTCTAATATCCAGATCTAACAACAAACGACAGGTCCCGTAAATGAATGGACCGGACAAGGATATGGTTTAGGAAGTCTGACACCAGATTCAATTCCTGGAAGCATTCAGTCAGTTTAGTTTTATAAAGCGGGGTCCAAGAGAATATATGATGATAAAGTTAACAGGGAATAACAACCTATTCTGCTGTCACTGAATAATCAATGTAGTTAATCAATCAGAACTTTTTTCCCAAGTACATATAAATTCATACCTTGGTGGCCTGGAGAGCTTCAGACAGGTGATATTGATGACATTATACATCTTAAGTCCACAGGCAAAGCAACAGCATGGGCGCCATCACTGTAACTGCACTAAAGCGATCGCCTCAATCCGGTCATGCGTTGAAACACACAAGCCAGTGGTAAGCTTTCCAAGTTCTTTCGTTTTCATGTGAGAAAGAGCACCTTTTGTTTTCTGGCACTTGGATTGCTGCAggttctttctttgttcttatggagaaattagaaaataaaaggcTGTTCCAAGCCAGAGTTAGCCCAGGTCAGCTTCCTGACACCATTCATATCGTATGACTACAGGTTTGGGATGTGAATGGATGAGGGTGGCCAATTTTTTTCAGTTATAGTTAGAGCTAAGTCGGTTGAGTTATAGGCAAAACTCCATCAGTATATTGCAAGTTCACTATTTTGTCCAGAAGTATGACCAGGTTACATGATCTAAGTCATTTCTTGTTGAGTTTCTTAAGCTGATCAGTACCTGAATCCTTTCACTCACATAACAATCACCGTTGGGAAAACTGGAAAACAGACAGCACCAGACTCGGCCCTTTATCACTAGAGTTCAGTTCAGATGGGTAAGCAGCAAGGGATAAGAATTTCCAAAACAAGGACTGAGCTAGAAGAACTAATCTAATTACCTTATTCTAGCAATCTTGGCAGGTGCCATTGAAAACAATGGTAAATGAGTAGCTTTCTGTTTGGTAAGCATAAGCAGATAAGAATCCCATGTTTGTTGCAGCGCTACAGATATAGGTACTTTGAATTCCTTGATAAACTTAGCATCTGCGTCCTCCCATTGccttcacaataaaaaaaagtaattcaTCTTCACTGTTGATCCCGATGCTCTGGCAAACAATTATCGGTCAAATGCAGGTTAGGTACTCAGGTATAGCTATGATTTTATGCTGTTTTCCATGTAAGCAGGCTCATAACGGATGTTCCAAGTGATCTTGCGGTGGATGTAGGAGCAAGAAGCTTCAATCTACACAAGGTGAAAAATCCTGATCCACATTTATATGCAACTTGCTTGAAAACTAGTACAAGTGTAGACCTCAGAACAGAATGGACAACGGGCCGGCCTTAGGTTACCTTTACATTGACTCTGCCCGCTTGTTATGTCAAGGCAGAATAAGGCCCTAGCCCTGCGGTCTAAAATTCTTCCAcatttccattaaaaaaaatttgaactaaTATTGGCATGttattttgcaaaatattaACATTAATATATCCACCTACAGTTTCCACTTGCATCTCAAAGTGGTCGGATTCGTAAAGCCCTTACCCAGCAAAAGGAACCAAAAGTGTCACGGATAGATCTCTCAGATATCCCTGGTGGAGCAGATGCATTTGAACTAGCAGCAAAATTCTGCTATGGAGTAAGCATAGAGATCACCGCATCTAATGTGGCCATGCTCAAATGTGCAGCGACTTACCTAGAGATGACAGAAGAGATTGGGAAAGATAATCTGGACTCAAGAACTGAGAGGTACATCACGGAGGTTGTGGTCACAAACATACAAAACTCTATCACCGTTCTCCGTCAATGCGAGTATCTGCTACCAGCCGCAGACGACGTTAAACTAATAAGCAGATGCATAACTAGCATTGCTTCAAAAGCATGTAAAGAAGAGCTAAGCTCAGGATTGTTGAAACTGGAAAGAAACAGctcaatcaagaaaatgaacGAGAAGCAGTTGACCGTTTCTACCAACAAATCAGAGTGGTGGGCAAAGGGCCTCACAGGACTTAGCATATCTATCTTTCAAAGACTTCTAAGCACATTGAAGTCTAAAGGGCTAAAGCAAGAtacaatcaacaaaatcataaTGCACTATGCACACAACTCTCTTTTTTCCATCAGAACCTCCTTTAGCAGTAAAGACAGGCTCAGTGAGGCAGAACTACAGAAACAGAAAAACCTGTTTGAAGCCATTGTGGGTTTGCTTCCTGCTGCTTCAAAGACCAACATCATTCCTCTAGGTTTCCTGTCAGGATTGCTAAAGACATGTCTAATAGTGGATGCAATTTCTCCATCTAGGATGCAATTAGAAAAAAGAATGGGGATGCAACTGCACCATGCAGTACTTGATGACATACTCATACCTGCAAATCTTGACAACAATAAGTTGCCACGATTTGACACAGATGTAGCTCAAAGGATCTTCACAATTTTCCTCAATTTGAATGAGGAAGGCAAGGAAAACAACAGACTGTACGATGAATCTGACAGCATCATGGATTTAGAGCACAGCACCATGACGAAAGTATCAAGGCTGATGGATGACTATCTCACAGAGGTCGCAGGAGATCCAAGTCTTTCTTGCTCAAAATTCTTAGCACTAGTTGAACTCCTGCCAAGCCATGCACGAACATTACATGATGGACTCTATCGGGCAATCGACATCTTTCTGAAGGTATTTCACCTAATCTACTTCAAGCATGTGAATGATTTTGATGCTAAGCTGCATTATCCTTTTCACCTTGAACTTATGCCACAAGGAGACCTATTTTGGCTCCACTACCATATACAAGCCACATAAGATACTTCAGCAACACAGCTGCCTCACCATTATCTTCCATGCGACATAGCAGTCAAAATGGATATTAGCAGCAAAGAAAATCAACAGCACAAATATGACTGAATTGTAAATATTGGCAATTTAATGCATAAAAAGCatggaattttcaaaatgtcattACAATTATGATATTAATGTAACAAagtcaaaacattttttatgttacTTACAAGTTCAATATATGCaaccaattttattttattttatttcattcacAAGGATTTCCAAactatttcaaaagtttttcccTAGACTCTTAATGAGATCTACCACACTTGATCTAAATGCCTGCAGGTGCACCATAGCATTAAAGAGTCTGAAAGATACAGACTTTCCAAAATCATAGACTGCAAGAAGTTGTCTCGTGAAGCATCTACCCATGCAGCACAGAATGAACGACTACCAATGCAAATGGCAATTCAAATTCTGCACCATGAGCAAATGAGGTTACGAAAATCAATTGAGGAGGATCGTGATTCATGCATCGGATCAAGTCATTTTGAAAGGCTCCACATATCCAACATTATAGGGACAAGTGCTGTAAACTCTCCAAGAGATAGCTATGCATCCGTAAGAAGAGAAAACAGGGAACTTAAGCTTGAGCTAAGCAGAATGAGGGCACGAATATCAGAGCTGGAGAGAGACCATATCTCCATGAAAAATGCTCTTGTCCGACAAAACCCAGAAAATGTATTTGCctctttaacaaaaaaatttagtaAGCTAAACAGCCTTTTCCGGGCAAAAGGAAGACAGGATAACAGAACAAGCCGAACGCTTTTCCCATTCTGAATTGAATTGTTTATCCAGTCTTCAcaaatgtttgaactttgaagttacCAATGTACCAAGAAACAATAAAATGGATTTGGAATGAAAGATTGAtctgagattttattttgagtGCATAAGTGTCTAATAAACTTCTATATTAACAGTTCACTTGAATCCGAATTTCTAAATGCTGATGTCAATACATATAGCCACTGGTATTAATTTTAAGAAGGTTATGCATCTTCTTACTTTGTTATCATAATCAGACTCTGAAAAAGTCAATAAAGTAAAAGTTTGTGCTAATAAAATTTATTGAATATATGTAGCAATTTAACTTTTCCAAGCACTTTGTATTCACAGCAAAAAGTTACTGAACATAGATAGTCAAACagctaaaattttaaagatAAGCAAAAATTCATGTATTTCATATGTTTTTGGCACTATTGTGCATGAACAGGTTAGTCAAACATCTACTCTAAGTGAAGATGAAAAGGTTAGGATAGGATGCTGTGCCTGTAAGgccaaagaaaagaaacttacaTTTGTCCATGATGCAATATCAGGTTCACTGAAAGCTGAATTTCAGATTGCCAAACAATATCAGACTCCAACTTTTGAACCCAGTGATTAAAGCAGCTTTTTTTGGCAACTAAATGTTGGTCTGAACATACGTAAGGACAAACATCTCCAAATTTCCATACTCTTCCATGAAGTCATACATAGAATttagaaagcaaatgaaattaATTGGGCAGAATAAGAACCAAGATATGCTGTACCATAAATAATGAAATCTGAGAAATGTGCAAATCAATCAACATTTACTTGATGAATAACCCCAAAATTGAAGCAGATATTACAATTTTTACAAGTTCAAAGATTGGTTGTGCAGCTCTTCAAGCTGAGAGGAGCTCCTTCAAGACATGCTTGACAGCCTAAAGCAAGAAGAcggttatcatgttctaagaaGTTAGAACTTAAAAGTCCATGTCataaacatcatcatcatcatcatctcatcatcatcatcaatgtAACAATCATTACCTAATGTCATCAATCCAGAAGTTAGCTATGAATAATTACTCCTTCCAGCAAACCAAAGAATCACCTTAATGAATTAATCAAGAGAAAGGTTCTTCTTCATCATTTCATAAACAAGATATGTTATGCTAGCAGCTGGCATCACTTTGAGTAAGCTAGGGATCAACCCTTTGTACAACCCCAAAAAACCTTCATCCTTTATTGTCCTCCAAAACACATCAGACATCCTCTCATAACCAGCAGTTGCAGTAGAACGTTGTGCTTGCATTCTGTACAAGTGCAAATATTAGCAAAAACGGTGCTGCCTAGGCCTCACTTGAAGGCATAAGTAGACAATCTTGAGTATGAACCAGTATAGAATTTGTTGACATCGCATATTCTGGACTTTACTGTGCCAGGAGTTTCCTTCTTGCATGACCACCTTGTAGAACATGATGGCTCAAGTTACAAGAAAGATAATACAGGAAACAAGTTATTATTCAAACGTCAATGAACCCCAGTTTCTTGTCCTTTCTATGCAATCCTTCATATGGGCATTGGTCAAGTGACAATAAACTTGAGAGCGTTAGACTTCGACATATAGCATGGTGGAGATCAACACTGGCAGTAGGTGAAGTCCCACATGGGTAGAAGGTGAAAGTGGGGAGCTACATGGTGGTGAAGGCCAAACCAGTTTTGGACATGACGGTATTTCACTGTTGTAGGCTGCAGCAACAATAAAGAGGGTAAATGCTATTGGGAGACTTTTACCAGGATGATCATGGCATCCGTGTTATAAATAAAGAAGCTGTCACGATTACATGAAGATAAAGTATTCATAGATGCATATTCTGCAGAAAATTGTAGCTCGTACTTCAAAAGAAACAGCACACATCAGTATTTAAAGGTAATAAGTTCAACGATGAAACACACCACTTAGATAAGTACATTACATGGACACAGTTGGTGATTTAGGGTCATAAGTCATAACAACTTTTACGAGGTGCCAGCTTGTTTAAATAATTTTGCACAAAAAGGAATGAAGAGAGATTGGCAAATATAGATGACATAGATAGATCAAATCAGATCCATGGACCATAAAGACTAAAGTTTCCAAGTTCGTATAGGATTTAACAAACACAACTGTGTAAAAGCTAAAGAGTTGCTTTCTGTTTGAGGAACCGCCTTTAATAGTTTTGAAGGTAGAGTTGCCTATGATGTGGAATGACTACTTGGTCCCTGTACATGTAGGATGTATCCTCCGTCAGTCTGACAGAGTTAACTTTGAAAGGGTACATATGTTTCTAGTCATCATTGAAGCTCCTGGCATAGAGCCTAAAGGGGTGCTATCTCTTCACTGTTGGTTTACCAACATCCATTTTGCCTTTCAGCCGCTTCATTTTCCA harbors:
- the LOC116257543 gene encoding BTB/POZ domain-containing protein At1g03010-like; translated protein: MGAITVTALKRSPQSGHALKHTSQWLITDVPSDLAVDVGARSFNLHKFPLASQSGRIRKALTQQKEPKVSRIDLSDIPGGADAFELAAKFCYGVSIEITASNVAMLKCAATYLEMTEEIGKDNLDSRTERYITEVVVTNIQNSITVLRQCEYLLPAADDVKLISRCITSIASKACKEELSSGLLKLERNSSIKKMNEKQLTVSTNKSEWWAKGLTGLSISIFQRLLSTLKSKGLKQDTINKIIMHYAHNSLFSIRTSFSSKDRLSEAELQKQKNLFEAIVGLLPAASKTNIIPLGFLSGLLKTCLIVDAISPSRMQLEKRMGMQLHHAVLDDILIPANLDNNKLPRFDTDVAQRIFTIFLNLNEEGKENNRLYDESDSIMDLEHSTMTKVSRLMDDYLTEVAGDPSLSCSKFLALVELLPSHARTLHDGLYRAIDIFLKVHHSIKESERYRLSKIIDCKKLSREASTHAAQNERLPMQMAIQILHHEQMRLRKSIEEDRDSCIGSSHFERLHISNIIGTSAVNSPRDSYASVRRENRELKLELSRMRARISELERDHISMKNALVRQNPENVFASLTKKFSKLNSLFRAKGRQDNRTSRTLFPF